The following proteins come from a genomic window of Iamia sp. SCSIO 61187:
- the rplM gene encoding 50S ribosomal protein L13, with amino-acid sequence MPTYSPKASEIQRRWYVVDAEGLVLGRLATEVARILRGKHKPTFAPHMDTGDHVIIVNADKIVLTSNKAETKILYRHSGYPGGIRQQTYGDALAKKPADTVRGTIKGMLPHTRLGAQQLTKLQVYAGPTHPHAAQKPEVLEIPGARRATA; translated from the coding sequence GTGCCCACCTACTCGCCGAAGGCCAGTGAGATCCAGCGGCGTTGGTACGTCGTCGACGCCGAGGGCCTCGTCCTCGGCCGGCTGGCCACCGAGGTCGCCCGGATCCTCCGCGGCAAGCACAAGCCGACCTTCGCCCCCCACATGGACACCGGCGACCACGTCATCATCGTGAACGCCGACAAGATCGTCCTCACCTCGAACAAGGCGGAGACGAAGATCCTCTACCGCCACTCCGGCTACCCGGGCGGCATCCGCCAGCAGACCTACGGCGACGCCCTGGCCAAGAAGCCGGCCGACACGGTGCGCGGCACCATCAAGGGCATGCTCCCGCACACCCGCCTCGGTGCCCAGCAGCTCACCAAGCTGCAGGTCTACGCCGGCCCGACGCACCCGCACGCCGCCCAGAAGCCCGAAGTCCTCGAGATCCCCGGCGCCCGTCGCGCCACCGCGTAG
- the truA gene encoding tRNA pseudouridine(38-40) synthase TruA: protein MTLFDPAEAETPVGPTRRLRLTVAYDGTDFHGFAPNHGVRTVAGVLAEALARWLGHEVEITCAGRTDRGVHAHGQVLTVDVAEARVARPGDLAALVRSVNKMCGPEVAVRDPQLVDDSFDARFSATARRYRYRIWNHPEPDPFTARQAWHVEKPLALAALRLACDPLIGQHDFSTFCRKPKGREVEPSMVRRVTEARWIVEGDGHLRFEIEASAFCHHMVRSIVGTMVAVGVGRMTAGDVRGALASRDRARSGDMAPPHGLTLWTVRYPGWSSVPG, encoded by the coding sequence ATGACGCTCTTCGACCCGGCGGAGGCCGAGACGCCGGTCGGGCCGACACGACGGTTGCGCCTGACCGTCGCCTACGACGGCACCGACTTCCACGGCTTCGCCCCCAACCACGGCGTGCGGACCGTCGCCGGCGTCCTGGCCGAGGCCCTCGCCCGGTGGCTGGGCCACGAGGTCGAGATCACCTGCGCGGGCCGGACCGATCGGGGTGTGCACGCCCACGGCCAGGTGCTCACCGTCGACGTGGCCGAGGCCCGCGTGGCTCGCCCGGGCGACCTCGCCGCCCTGGTGCGATCGGTGAACAAGATGTGCGGGCCCGAGGTGGCGGTGCGGGACCCGCAGCTGGTCGACGACAGCTTCGACGCCCGGTTCTCGGCCACGGCCCGGCGCTACCGGTACCGGATCTGGAACCACCCCGAGCCGGACCCGTTCACCGCCCGCCAGGCGTGGCACGTCGAGAAGCCGCTGGCCCTGGCCGCCCTGCGGCTGGCCTGCGATCCGCTGATCGGCCAGCACGACTTCTCCACCTTCTGCCGCAAGCCCAAGGGCCGGGAGGTCGAGCCGAGCATGGTCCGCCGGGTCACCGAGGCCCGGTGGATCGTCGAGGGCGACGGCCACCTGCGGTTCGAGATCGAGGCGTCGGCCTTCTGCCACCACATGGTCCGCAGCATCGTCGGGACGATGGTCGCCGTCGGGGTGGGCCGCATGACCGCCGGCGACGTGCGCGGCGCCCTCGCCTCCCGCGACCGGGCCCGGTCCGGCGACATGGCCCCGCCCCACGGCCTCACCCTCTGGACGGTCCGCTACCCCGGCTGGTCCAGCGTCCCGGGCTAG
- the ilvA gene encoding threonine ammonia-lyase, which translates to MVPGTIRGVRGRCRVGSVARVQLVTIDDVRAAVPHVADVVRPTPAQLSDTLTRLAGREVWLKPEHLQRTGSFKVRGASHHIRSLPDDGRPVIAASAGNHAQGVALAATQAGRRATVVMPETAPLPKVEATRAYGAVVRLVGLTVDDALAEALSAAADGSAHLVPPFDDPLVIAGQGTVGLELATEAPAVETVLVPVGGGGLLSGVAAALRALRPEVRIVGVEAAGAAAMRASLDAGRATTLDSVHTIADGIALKSPSALTLAHVEALVDDVITVSDEEIGRTLVLVLERCKAVVEPAGVVGLAALLSGRVPGTGPALAVLSGGNVDPLLLGKLIERGLSASGRFVRLRIVVPDRPGALARITGLLAAQGLNVLSVDHHRAGVRVGVDEVEVVFTLETRDPDQRREAVDRLRAEGLHVDLLG; encoded by the coding sequence ATGGTGCCTGGCACCATCCGTGGCGTCCGGGGCCGGTGCCGCGTGGGTAGCGTCGCTCGAGTGCAGCTGGTGACCATCGACGACGTGCGGGCGGCGGTGCCCCACGTCGCCGACGTGGTCCGGCCCACCCCGGCCCAGCTGTCCGACACCCTGACCCGGCTGGCCGGCCGCGAGGTGTGGCTCAAGCCCGAGCACCTGCAGCGCACCGGGTCGTTCAAGGTCCGGGGGGCCTCGCACCACATCCGCTCGCTGCCCGACGACGGGCGGCCGGTGATCGCCGCGTCGGCCGGCAACCACGCCCAGGGCGTCGCCCTGGCCGCGACCCAGGCGGGGCGGCGGGCCACCGTCGTCATGCCCGAGACGGCGCCCCTCCCCAAGGTCGAGGCCACCCGGGCCTACGGCGCCGTCGTCCGGCTGGTGGGGCTCACCGTCGACGACGCCCTGGCCGAGGCCCTGTCCGCCGCCGCCGACGGCTCGGCGCACCTCGTCCCCCCCTTCGACGACCCGCTCGTGATCGCCGGCCAGGGCACCGTCGGCCTGGAGCTGGCCACCGAGGCGCCGGCCGTCGAGACCGTCCTCGTGCCCGTCGGCGGGGGCGGCCTGCTCTCGGGCGTCGCCGCCGCGCTGCGGGCCCTGCGCCCCGAGGTCCGCATCGTCGGCGTCGAGGCCGCGGGCGCCGCCGCCATGCGGGCATCCCTGGACGCCGGGCGGGCCACCACCCTCGACTCGGTCCACACCATCGCCGACGGCATCGCCCTGAAGTCGCCCTCGGCGCTGACCCTGGCCCACGTCGAGGCCCTCGTCGACGACGTGATCACCGTCTCCGACGAGGAGATCGGCCGGACGCTCGTGCTGGTGCTCGAGCGGTGCAAGGCCGTCGTCGAGCCCGCCGGGGTCGTCGGGCTGGCCGCCCTCCTGTCCGGGCGGGTGCCCGGCACCGGGCCGGCGCTGGCCGTCCTCTCGGGTGGCAACGTCGACCCCCTGCTCCTCGGCAAGCTGATCGAGCGGGGCCTGTCGGCCTCGGGCCGGTTCGTGCGCCTGCGCATCGTCGTGCCCGACCGCCCCGGGGCCCTGGCCCGCATCACCGGGCTGCTGGCCGCCCAGGGCCTGAACGTGCTCTCGGTCGACCACCACCGGGCCGGCGTGCGGGTCGGCGTCGACGAGGTCGAGGTCGTGTTCACCCTCGAGACCCGGGACCCGGACCAGCGCCGCGAGGCCGTCGACCGCCTGCGGGCCGAGGGCCTCCACGTCGACCTCCTCGGCTGA
- a CDS encoding NADPH-dependent F420 reductase, with the protein MEIAILGTGSMALSLATAWGRAGHTVRLAGRSPDRAAATAAAAGHGACATDPLDVATGSDIVVLAVPDDAVEPVLERAGGPEGMLAGLPLLDCVNTFAYPSGRLTADRGSASERAQHVAVGSRVVKALTHFAGTTWRDREPGDEVPTVAMAGDDPDALAVVAGLVRDLGGRPVTIGGLDRARQIEEAAGFIVGVVGAGADPRTAVPSVPAPEA; encoded by the coding sequence ATGGAGATCGCCATCCTCGGGACGGGGAGCATGGCCCTGTCGCTCGCCACCGCCTGGGGCCGGGCCGGCCACACCGTCCGGCTCGCCGGCCGGTCACCGGATCGGGCGGCGGCGACGGCCGCGGCGGCCGGGCACGGGGCCTGCGCGACCGATCCCCTCGACGTGGCCACCGGCAGCGACATCGTCGTCCTGGCCGTCCCCGACGACGCCGTCGAGCCCGTCCTGGAGCGGGCCGGCGGCCCGGAGGGGATGCTCGCCGGGCTCCCGCTGCTCGACTGCGTCAACACCTTCGCCTACCCGAGCGGCCGGCTGACCGCCGACAGGGGCTCCGCCTCCGAACGAGCGCAGCACGTCGCCGTGGGCAGCCGCGTGGTCAAGGCGCTCACCCACTTCGCCGGGACCACGTGGCGGGACCGGGAGCCGGGCGACGAGGTGCCGACGGTGGCCATGGCCGGCGACGACCCCGACGCCCTCGCCGTGGTCGCCGGCCTGGTCCGCGACCTCGGCGGGCGACCGGTCACCATCGGCGGGCTCGACCGGGCCCGCCAGATCGAGGAGGCGGCCGGGTTCATCGTGGGTGTGGTCGGGGCCGGGGCCGACCCGAGGACGGCGGTCCCGTCGGTGCCGGCGCCCGAGGCCTGA
- a CDS encoding winged helix-turn-helix transcriptional regulator, protein MGGVGDETTPCEVFVADCRVRAATDLLRHRWDPVVLLGLRAGPQRRVALRSAIGGISDKALSESLGRLVSSGLLTREREVAAPPRVRYGLSPLGRTLVDGPLAALGEWAVEHAEELLDGTDPWADDAGAGAVRSTR, encoded by the coding sequence ATGGGTGGGGTGGGCGACGAGACGACCCCGTGCGAGGTGTTCGTGGCGGACTGCCGGGTCCGGGCCGCCACCGACCTGCTGCGCCACCGCTGGGACCCGGTGGTGCTGCTCGGGCTGAGGGCCGGCCCGCAGCGCCGCGTCGCTCTCCGGTCGGCCATCGGCGGGATCAGCGACAAGGCGCTGTCGGAGAGCCTGGGCCGGCTCGTCTCCTCCGGCCTGCTCACCCGTGAGCGGGAGGTCGCCGCTCCTCCGCGCGTCCGCTACGGCCTCTCGCCGCTCGGGCGCACCCTCGTCGACGGGCCGCTCGCCGCGCTGGGGGAGTGGGCCGTCGAGCACGCCGAGGAGCTGCTCGACGGGACCGACCCGTGGGCCGACGACGCAGGAGCCGGTGCCGTTCGATCGACCCGGTGA
- the rpsI gene encoding 30S ribosomal protein S9, whose translation MPSSSPSCRSTPARRTRTPPRSPKSSRSPAPVAPPRRRPPVSKPLTQTTGRRKSAIARVRLREGEGKITINGRAVEDYFPNETHRMVLSEPLVAIEATDRYDIDVTMGGGGPSGQAGAMRLGIARALVALDEETRPTLKAAGFLTRDAREKESKKYGLKKARKAPQYSKR comes from the coding sequence GTGCCCAGCAGCTCACCAAGCTGCAGGTCTACGCCGGCCCGACGCACCCGCACGCCGCCCAGAAGCCCGAAGTCCTCGAGATCCCCGGCGCCCGTCGCGCCACCGCGTAGGAGACCACCCGTGTCCAAGCCCCTCACCCAGACCACCGGCCGCCGCAAGAGCGCCATCGCCCGCGTCCGCCTGCGTGAGGGCGAGGGCAAGATCACGATCAACGGCCGCGCCGTCGAGGACTACTTCCCGAACGAGACGCACCGCATGGTCCTGTCGGAGCCGCTGGTCGCCATCGAGGCCACCGACCGCTACGACATCGACGTCACCATGGGTGGCGGTGGCCCCTCGGGCCAGGCCGGCGCCATGCGCCTCGGCATCGCCCGGGCGCTGGTGGCCCTCGACGAGGAGACCCGCCCCACGCTGAAGGCGGCCGGCTTCCTCACCCGGGACGCCCGGGAGAAGGAGTCCAAGAAGTACGGCCTCAAGAAGGCCCGCAAGGCTCCGCAGTACTCGAAGCGTTGA
- a CDS encoding DUF6351 family protein encodes MGSPDGRRRTRRARLRGGLAALGVLGATLVVSPPAPAPAQVPVGPAEVDADLHTLRTPPLGDGQFEIITLSTMPDTVSGGDVLVAVRGLDPGAPLTVTRDGTDVTAAFATLADGERRGLVTGLTEGENTLVAVSGGQRATLVVRDHPVTGPIISGPHQEPFACRTEDAGLGAPLDEDCSIAPTYQWFYRSTTDQGFHELADPSAPYPDDVMATETSSGEAVPFVARVETRTINRGITRIAVLDDPAGRDDPMAFAGGSFDGRVYHAFGESCGVGHQQGVNDPMMVLGAVDLTQVSADRLLINLTGIDQMLGRGHATVHSTLTSFGVHCNPFISIETAMMVKEHISEQYGLVEAVIGTNGSGAALQQYNAINNAPGLLAAGMPTATFTDIPSTAMTVADCGLLQGYYDATTLSWTDTQKAAVNGHNLLSGNQLNAICQSWKDAFFSRLDPTASCVPAEQRYDPATNPDGVRCTLQDSNVNLFGIDPATGFARRPLDNVGVQYGLAALQAGTITPEQFVDLNTRIGGLDIDGQPQPERHAMDPEVAAILYESGTIVGRGALGETPVIDLGPYLDLIPVANIHESVRPFQVRARLREHTGQDDTQVIWRGVVTQADALDEAEEWVTATAAARPDPGGDHVAAVAGARPASVYDRCAFGTIGGRLDTAAINGPLGLVQGPLLPGADLPDLGLPLRVDVPEDFDSGLGPCSLVLPVVSTPRAVAGMPLTDDIVKCRLQPIDPADYPPSMTQDQLDALAAAFPDGVCDYDQPGVGEVERSMIWPSLGGEVLQPPTPLTWRVGRSQPTGEEPPPEEPPASVPQPPASVPGPPPSTPATPDPVGAGGDGSAAPSTPGSGRGTGSRDGVLARTGLDSLDVLVPAALLVFGLGIALHTFSQPTGPRERRR; translated from the coding sequence ATGGGATCGCCTGACGGACGACGACGGACCCGGCGCGCCCGGCTGCGGGGCGGGCTCGCCGCCCTGGGGGTGCTGGGCGCCACGCTCGTCGTCTCCCCACCCGCCCCGGCGCCGGCCCAGGTCCCGGTCGGTCCAGCCGAGGTCGATGCCGACCTCCACACGCTCCGCACCCCGCCCCTGGGCGACGGGCAGTTCGAGATCATCACCCTGTCGACCATGCCCGACACGGTCAGCGGCGGCGACGTGCTCGTGGCCGTGCGAGGCCTCGACCCGGGGGCGCCGCTGACGGTCACCCGCGACGGCACCGACGTGACGGCCGCCTTCGCCACCCTCGCCGACGGCGAGCGGCGGGGCCTGGTCACGGGGCTGACCGAGGGCGAGAACACCCTGGTCGCCGTGTCCGGGGGCCAGCGGGCGACCCTCGTCGTGCGCGACCACCCGGTGACCGGACCGATCATCTCCGGGCCGCACCAGGAGCCGTTCGCCTGCCGGACCGAGGACGCCGGGCTGGGCGCACCGCTCGACGAGGACTGCTCGATCGCCCCGACCTACCAGTGGTTCTACCGGTCGACGACCGACCAGGGCTTCCACGAGCTGGCCGACCCGTCGGCGCCCTACCCCGACGACGTCATGGCCACGGAGACCTCGAGCGGTGAGGCCGTGCCCTTCGTGGCCCGGGTCGAGACCCGCACGATCAACCGGGGCATCACCCGCATCGCCGTGCTCGACGATCCGGCCGGCCGCGACGACCCGATGGCGTTCGCCGGCGGCTCCTTCGACGGCCGGGTGTACCACGCCTTCGGCGAGTCCTGCGGGGTGGGCCACCAGCAGGGCGTCAACGACCCGATGATGGTCCTGGGCGCCGTCGACCTCACCCAGGTGTCGGCCGACCGGCTGCTCATCAACCTCACCGGGATCGACCAGATGCTGGGCCGCGGGCACGCCACCGTGCACTCGACGCTGACCAGCTTCGGCGTCCACTGCAACCCGTTCATCAGCATCGAGACGGCGATGATGGTGAAGGAGCACATCAGCGAGCAGTACGGCCTGGTCGAGGCGGTGATCGGGACCAACGGGTCCGGCGCCGCCCTCCAGCAGTACAACGCCATCAACAACGCCCCCGGGCTGCTCGCCGCCGGGATGCCGACGGCCACGTTCACCGACATCCCCTCGACCGCCATGACCGTGGCCGACTGCGGCCTCCTGCAGGGCTACTACGACGCCACCACGCTCTCGTGGACCGACACCCAGAAGGCCGCCGTTAACGGCCACAACCTCCTGAGCGGCAACCAGCTCAACGCCATCTGCCAGAGCTGGAAGGACGCCTTCTTCAGCCGCCTCGACCCGACGGCGTCGTGCGTCCCGGCCGAGCAGCGGTACGACCCGGCGACCAACCCCGACGGGGTGCGCTGCACCCTCCAGGACTCCAACGTCAACCTGTTCGGCATCGACCCGGCCACCGGCTTCGCCCGCCGGCCCCTCGACAACGTGGGGGTGCAGTACGGCCTGGCCGCCCTCCAGGCCGGCACCATCACACCCGAGCAGTTCGTCGACCTCAACACCCGGATCGGCGGCCTCGACATCGACGGCCAGCCCCAGCCCGAGCGCCACGCCATGGACCCCGAGGTGGCCGCCATCCTCTACGAGTCCGGCACCATCGTGGGGCGGGGGGCGCTGGGCGAGACGCCGGTCATCGACCTGGGCCCGTACCTCGACCTCATCCCGGTGGCCAACATCCACGAGTCGGTCCGGCCGTTCCAGGTCCGGGCCCGGCTCCGGGAGCACACCGGCCAGGACGACACCCAGGTCATCTGGCGGGGCGTGGTCACCCAGGCCGATGCCCTCGACGAGGCCGAGGAGTGGGTGACGGCCACCGCCGCCGCCCGGCCCGACCCGGGGGGCGACCACGTGGCCGCCGTCGCCGGGGCCCGGCCGGCGTCGGTCTACGACCGGTGCGCGTTCGGCACGATCGGCGGGCGGCTCGACACCGCCGCCATCAACGGGCCCCTGGGCCTGGTCCAGGGACCGCTCCTCCCCGGCGCCGACCTCCCCGACCTCGGCCTCCCGCTCCGGGTCGACGTGCCCGAGGACTTCGACTCGGGCCTGGGCCCGTGCTCGCTCGTCCTGCCCGTCGTCTCGACCCCCCGGGCCGTGGCCGGCATGCCGCTCACCGACGACATCGTGAAGTGCCGGCTCCAGCCGATCGACCCCGCCGACTACCCGCCGTCGATGACCCAGGACCAGCTCGACGCCCTCGCCGCCGCCTTCCCCGACGGGGTCTGCGACTACGACCAGCCCGGTGTGGGCGAGGTCGAGCGGTCGATGATCTGGCCGTCGCTCGGCGGCGAGGTCCTCCAGCCGCCCACCCCGCTGACGTGGCGGGTGGGGCGGTCCCAGCCGACGGGTGAGGAGCCGCCGCCGGAGGAGCCGCCCGCCAGCGTCCCCCAGCCGCCGGCCAGCGTGCCGGGACCGCCGCCGTCGACACCCGCGACCCCCGACCCGGTGGGCGCCGGGGGTGACGGGTCCGCCGCCCCCTCGACCCCCGGGAGCGGGCGGGGCACCGGATCCCGGGACGGGGTGCTCGCCCGCACCGGCCTCGACTCGCTCGACGTCCTCGTCCCCGCCGCCCTGCTGGTCTTCGGCCTCGGCATCGCCCTCCATACCTTCTCCCAGCCGACCGGCCCCCGAGAGCGCCGCCGCTGA
- the infA gene encoding translation initiation factor IF-1 yields MPKPKDDAIVLEGTVLESLPNAMFKVEFENGHTVLAHISGKMRMHYIRILPGDRVQVELTPYDLSRGRITYRFK; encoded by the coding sequence CTGCCGAAGCCCAAAGATGACGCCATCGTGCTCGAGGGGACCGTCCTCGAGTCCCTGCCGAACGCCATGTTCAAGGTGGAGTTCGAGAACGGCCACACCGTCCTCGCCCACATCTCGGGGAAGATGCGCATGCACTACATCCGGATCCTCCCGGGTGACCGCGTGCAGGTCGAGCTCACGCCCTACGACCTCTCCCGCGGCCGCATCACCTACCGCTTCAAGTAG
- the rplQ gene encoding 50S ribosomal protein L17 gives MPATPKRGRRFGGSSAHQKAMMANLVASLVAAEAITTTEAKAKALRPVAEKLITKARKGGLHNHRQVVSALAGDKEAAAKLMEEIGPRYADRNGGYLRILKLGPRQGDNAPMARVELV, from the coding sequence ATGCCTGCCACCCCGAAGAGGGGCCGTCGCTTCGGCGGCAGCTCCGCCCACCAGAAGGCGATGATGGCCAACCTGGTCGCCTCGCTCGTGGCCGCCGAGGCCATCACCACCACCGAGGCCAAGGCCAAGGCCCTGCGCCCGGTGGCCGAGAAGCTCATCACCAAGGCCCGCAAGGGCGGTCTCCACAACCACCGCCAGGTGGTGTCGGCCCTCGCCGGCGACAAGGAGGCCGCGGCCAAGCTGATGGAGGAGATCGGACCCCGCTACGCCGATCGCAACGGCGGGTACCTCCGCATCCTCAAGCTGGGCCCGCGCCAGGGCGACAACGCCCCCATGGCCCGCGTCGAGCTGGTCTGA
- the rpmJ gene encoding 50S ribosomal protein L36: protein MKVRPSVKPMCEKCKIIRRHGRVQVICTNPRHKQRQG from the coding sequence ATGAAGGTCCGCCCCAGCGTCAAGCCGATGTGCGAGAAGTGCAAGATCATCCGCCGGCACGGCCGCGTCCAGGTGATCTGCACCAACCCCCGCCACAAGCAGCGGCAGGGCTGA
- the rpsK gene encoding 30S ribosomal protein S11 codes for MAKPKPGGRRPRKRERKNVTHAVAHIKCSFNNTIISFADQEGNVLAWASSGNVGFKGSRKSTPYAAQMAAEQAARRAMEHGVRKVDVQTKGPGSGRETAIRSIQNTGIEVTGVKDVTPVPHNGCRPPKRRRV; via the coding sequence ATGGCCAAGCCGAAGCCGGGAGGCCGCCGCCCCCGCAAGCGCGAGCGGAAGAACGTCACCCACGCGGTGGCGCACATCAAGTGCTCGTTCAACAACACGATCATCTCCTTCGCCGACCAGGAGGGCAACGTCCTCGCCTGGGCGTCGTCGGGGAACGTGGGCTTCAAGGGCTCGCGGAAGTCGACGCCGTACGCGGCGCAGATGGCGGCCGAGCAGGCCGCCCGCCGGGCCATGGAGCACGGCGTCCGGAAGGTCGACGTCCAGACCAAGGGCCCCGGCTCCGGTCGGGAGACGGCCATCCGGTCGATCCAGAACACCGGCATCGAGGTCACCGGCGTCAAGGACGTCACCCCCGTGCCCCACAACGGTTGCCGCCCGCCCAAGCGGCGCCGGGTCTGA
- the rpsD gene encoding 30S ribosomal protein S4, giving the protein MARYTGPKVKISRRLNVNIFENDKGQRLLDRKPYPPGEHGRARRRQPSEYLIQLQEKQKAKYIYGVLEKQFSNLYKEATRQQGVTGENLLRMLEQRLDNVAFRAGWASTRPQARQFVGHGLVKVNGKRVDIPSYRVRKGDVVTLNDKARGMIVIRHNLDTIDRRTPDWLEVGDDGFQATVRELPTRSQIDVPVREQLIVELYSK; this is encoded by the coding sequence ATGGCTCGCTACACCGGACCCAAGGTCAAGATCAGCCGTCGGCTGAACGTCAACATCTTCGAGAACGACAAGGGGCAGCGGCTCCTCGATCGCAAGCCCTACCCCCCGGGCGAGCACGGTCGGGCCCGCCGGCGCCAGCCGTCGGAGTACCTGATCCAGCTGCAGGAGAAGCAGAAGGCCAAGTACATCTACGGCGTCCTCGAGAAGCAGTTCTCCAACCTCTACAAGGAGGCGACGCGCCAGCAGGGCGTCACCGGCGAGAACCTGCTCCGCATGCTCGAGCAGCGGCTGGACAACGTCGCCTTCCGCGCCGGCTGGGCCTCGACCCGCCCCCAGGCCCGCCAGTTCGTGGGCCACGGGCTGGTCAAGGTCAACGGCAAGCGGGTCGACATCCCCAGCTACCGGGTCCGCAAGGGTGACGTCGTCACCCTGAACGACAAGGCCCGCGGGATGATCGTCATCCGCCACAACCTCGACACGATCGACCGGCGCACGCCGGACTGGCTGGAGGTCGGCGACGACGGCTTCCAGGCCACGGTCCGTGAGCTGCCCACCCGCAGCCAGATCGACGTCCCGGTGCGCGAGCAGCTCATCGTCGAGCTCTACTCCAAGTAG
- a CDS encoding DNA-directed RNA polymerase subunit alpha, with product MLVIQRPTVEALDEEQANRQRFSISPLEPGFGHTLGNSLRRTLLSSIPGAAVTEVRFDDAIQEFDTIPGCTEDITDIILNLKDLVLTSQSDAPVTLRLDVRGPAEVTAADLQLTADVEVLNPELHLASLNSKGRLSIDVTVERGRGYVSAERNKQGATIGIIPVDSIFSPVRRVAFDIQPTRVEMDTDYDQLVLDIETDGSITPRDALASAGATLKSLVELIEGMSDDPQGLVLTEADSAATGSPDLELPIEDLDLSERPRNCLKRAQVNTVGELLLKTEDDLLAITNFGQKSLDEVLVKLDERGLSLKGRGD from the coding sequence ATGCTGGTCATCCAACGCCCGACCGTCGAGGCGCTCGACGAGGAGCAGGCGAACCGCCAGCGGTTCTCCATCAGCCCCCTCGAGCCCGGCTTCGGCCACACCCTGGGCAACTCGCTCCGCCGGACGCTGCTGTCGTCGATCCCCGGCGCGGCCGTCACCGAGGTGCGCTTCGACGACGCCATCCAGGAGTTCGACACCATCCCCGGGTGCACCGAGGACATCACCGACATCATCTTGAACCTCAAGGACCTGGTGCTGACCTCCCAGTCCGACGCGCCGGTGACCCTGCGCCTCGACGTGCGGGGCCCGGCCGAGGTGACCGCCGCCGACCTCCAGCTCACCGCGGACGTCGAGGTGCTCAACCCCGAGCTGCACCTGGCCAGCCTGAACAGCAAGGGCCGCCTCTCGATCGACGTCACCGTCGAGCGGGGCCGGGGCTACGTCTCGGCCGAGCGCAACAAGCAGGGCGCCACCATCGGGATCATCCCGGTGGACTCGATCTTCTCGCCGGTCCGCCGGGTCGCCTTCGACATCCAGCCGACCCGCGTCGAGATGGACACCGACTACGACCAGCTGGTCCTCGACATCGAGACCGACGGCTCGATCACCCCGCGGGACGCCCTGGCCTCGGCCGGCGCCACGCTGAAGTCGCTGGTCGAGCTGATCGAGGGCATGAGCGACGACCCGCAGGGCCTGGTCCTCACCGAGGCCGACAGCGCCGCCACCGGGTCGCCCGACCTCGAGCTGCCCATCGAGGACCTCGACCTGTCCGAGCGTCCCCGCAACTGCCTCAAGCGGGCCCAGGTCAACACCGTCGGCGAGCTGCTGCTCAAGACCGAGGACGACCTGCTGGCCATCACCAACTTCGGCCAGAAGTCGCTCGACGAGGTCCTGGTGAAGCTGGACGAGCGGGGCCTCTCGCTCAAGGGTCGGGGGGACTGA
- the rpsM gene encoding 30S ribosomal protein S13, protein MARIAGVDIPREKRLVISLTYVFGVGATTAALICTETGVDADTRVRDLTDTEVNKIRAWIDQNLKVEGDLKREVQQDIKRKMEIGCYQGLRHRKGLPVHGQRTQTNARTRKGPKKTVAGKKKVRK, encoded by the coding sequence ATGGCCCGCATCGCTGGCGTCGACATCCCTCGGGAGAAGCGCCTCGTCATCTCCCTCACCTACGTCTTCGGCGTCGGCGCCACCACCGCCGCGCTGATCTGCACCGAGACCGGCGTCGACGCCGACACCCGGGTGCGCGACCTCACCGACACCGAGGTCAACAAGATCCGAGCCTGGATCGACCAGAACCTCAAGGTCGAGGGTGACCTCAAGCGCGAGGTCCAGCAGGACATCAAGCGCAAGATGGAGATCGGCTGCTACCAGGGCCTCCGTCACCGCAAGGGGCTCCCCGTCCACGGACAGCGGACCCAGACCAACGCTCGTACTCGCAAGGGCCCGAAGAAGACCGTGGCCGGCAAGAAGAAGGTGCGCAAGTAA